The following proteins come from a genomic window of Daphnia carinata strain CSIRO-1 chromosome 6, CSIRO_AGI_Dcar_HiC_V3, whole genome shotgun sequence:
- the LOC130699702 gene encoding chorion peroxidase-like, translated as MRTELLGNVMVNEHNHVADVLLFESRDCNGQWENSSSYEESRRIIIAQVQLITYNGFLSLLPGEELAEQPKLRPLLSCYDRSYNKETDARVSNEFSTAAYRSGHSTLQMLSRKGAKTSIQP; from the exons ATGAGGACTGAACTACTCGGTAACGTGATGGTGAATGAACACAACCATGTCGCCGATGTGTTATTGTTTGAATCACGTGACTGCAATGGCCAATGGGAAAATTCAAGCAGTTACGAAGAAAGCCGCAGAATCATCATTGCTCAAGTCCAGCTTATAACCTACAACGGATTCCTGTCTTTACTGCCGg GGGAGGAGTTGGCTGAACAGCCGAAATTGAGGCCACTTCTGAGCTGTTACGACAGAagctacaacaaggaaacTGACGCTAGAGTTTCTAACGAGTTTTCCACGGCCGCTTACCGTTCTGGTCACAGCACGCTACAGATGTTGTCAAGAAAAGGAGCGAAAA CATCTATTCAACCATAG
- the LOC130699698 gene encoding rho GTPase-activating protein 18-like produces MATVEGEAHLHDGWENHDGSMVETTSSEDELLSPTPEEAEEAATWLIDVGLGDIVDNLMENNQLVTETSLANAVIEDNLTSNQYQTIRRRVETLRLTVKSRKTRTGAGQQRPDCRDIFRDPEASHSGGSSGRSRSATPDSLDTDSLKTSTENLLGEGLTISPAVSPKTWSRSGSQDDGEHLSNRFQNSCLNDDDAATISSNKIFHLDSFLPTTYRPEARRRRSFNQIDGIKQSFKPSRPGFFSPATEGHVAAVDKQGIEIVKFKLVGTLSSASLYSQRRNSDQFEDVSELLPVTQQPRISLEDGLTHAQKRKLRQLSLLELTALMDKYGLAIRKRSRVRLRSFAQASRERNVFGVPLKKLVEKDQARIPIIFTMLIEQLRNRRLDEEGLLRVPGNKQKMLAMQKLIENQWKNHVDAIGIQTVKSVLDSSGPHEVACLLKSFLRQLPESLFTQDCLDLFAQVGDMTMFDDQLWALNLLIIQLPDVNYLTLRLLLRFLRDVVDHQAHNRMTVNNVATVMGPNLFPPRISKASTKTNMESLTDGMAYAAKTNRITEMLVTHQDELFSIPSEILMQLSRIKVK; encoded by the exons ATGGCGACGGTCGAAGGGGAAGCCCATCTGCACGATGGCTGGGAAAACCACGACGGGTCAATGGTTGAAACCACATCATCCGAAGACGAGTTATTATCACCTACACCAGAAG AGGCGGAAGAAGCCGCTACTTGGCTAATCGACGTCGGACTGGGTGACATTGTCGACAACCTGATGGAAAACAATCAATTAGTGACGGAAACGAGTCTAGCAAATGCCGTAATAGAAGATAATCTGACGAGTAATCAATACCAAACGATCCGGCGACGAGTGGAGACTCTTCGCCTCACAGTAAAGAGCCGTAAAACTCGAACTGGAGCTGGCCAACAAAGGCCCGACTGTCGCGACATTTTTCGTGATCCAGAG GCTAGCCATAGCGGCGGATCGAGTGGCCGCTCGCGATCAGCCACCCCTGACTCGTTGGACACGGACTCGTTGAAAACATCAACCGAGAATTTGCTAGGAGAAGGGCTAACAATCAGTCCGGCAGTCTCGCCAAAAACTTGGTCGCGCTCCGGTAGCCAAGACGATGGCGAGCATTTATCCAATCGATTTCAAAACAGCTGCTTGAATGACGATGATGCGGCAACTATTTCAAGCAACAAA ATCTTTCACCTGGATTCGTTCCTTCCGACTACGTACAGACCAGAGGCGAGAAGAAGACGTAGTTTTAATCAAATCGATGGCATAAAACAGTCATTTAAACCGTCTCGGCCGGGATTTTTCAGCCCAGCAACAGAAGGTCATGTGGCCGCGGTCGATAAGCAGGGGATTGAGATTGTCAAGTTCAAACTAGTTGGGACACTCTCGTCGGCTTCGCTCTACAGTCAAAGGAGAAACAGCGATCAATTCGAGGATGTTTCAGAGTTACTTCCTGTTACGCAACAG CCGAGAATTTCTCTCGAGGACGGACTCACCCATGCGCAGAAGAGAAAATTACGTCAACTGTCTCTCCTGGAACTGACCGCCTTAATGGATAAGTATGGGCTGGCCATAAGGAAACGAAGCAGGGTCAGACTTCGTAGTTTCGCACAGGCAAGTCGCGAGAGAAATGTTTTTGGAGTACCTTTGAAAAAACTAGTGGAAAAGGATCAAGCAAGAATACCAATTATCTTTACAATG TTAATAGAGCAGCTGAGAAATAGACGACTGGATGAAGAAGGACTGCTACGAGTACCTGgcaataaacaaaagatgCTAGCTATGCAAAAGCTGATAGAAAACCAATGGAAGAATCATGTTGATGCTATAGGGATACAAACCGTGAAAAGTGTGCTGGACAGCTCTGGCCCTCATGAGGTTGCCTGCCTcttgaaatcatttttgagaCAGTTACCTGAATCGTTGTTCACACAGGACTGTTTAGACTTGTTTGCTCAAGTTGGAG ACATGACCATGTTCGACGATCAGCTTTGGGCACTTAATCTATTAATTATCCAGCTTCCCGACGTCAATTACCTGACACTTCGATTATTGCTCAGATTTCTCAGGGACGTTGTAGATCATCAGGCCCATAACCGAATGACGGTCAACAACGTGGCCACAGTGATGGGACCAAACCTTTTCCCTCCCAGAATAAGTAAAGCAAGTACCAAAACCAACATGGAATCATTAACAGACGGG ATGGCCTACGCCGCGAAAACTAACCGCATAACTGAGATGCTCGTCACCCACCAAGACGAACTTTTCTCTATTCCTTCGGAAATATTAATGCAATTATCTCGCATCAAAGTCAAATAA
- the LOC130699699 gene encoding coiled-coil domain-containing protein 93-like translates to MDKRELFEVKDDEEQRAKLQDICDLLLAAGYFRVRLKGLSAFDKVVGGMVWCLELCAVGVDVNFLFRENLNIGEKIEITEKIINVLLSIKCAYALEPHQIQGLDTVKILPVMQWLVKKAMETRESLNDHLRKIADLQYQKTFPLPESEAKLKETANHLPTVFLPQRKFKKVQGQSLPLEKEVISTLMEYGCNKVNLLDDSQQLIEKTEVKSEKKLENRAIAHKVSNLIHQQADLISQTIEDYTQRQNEREGERDERAHLQERNKKTSDALERVCNQIASQQQVMDQLKTKIVDLIASEQVLDEQKKSLAALETEENRQTLDQLDRLVSQNEAANAQRKQFKNQCKAELEELQSRNEALSKEEAPANQDQLKRQVDSAREQLAGALKTLGEKNVNLLKLRRQLDAVPGNAELNQYQRRFTELCTQVNEKQTELNGYYLLYNTLEDTKVYLNKELSLLTSIHDKFSQSMTSSVGKGEFLQQMEKIVSAVRQNKNKIEKQIEMLTEKHQDLGRCLGQFAVDEHQYRDTLKAISNESQKYKQLMSQLNDHDN, encoded by the exons ATGGACAAGCGG GAGCTTTTTGAAGTAAAGGACGATGAAGAACAACGAGCAAAATTGCAGGACATTTGCGATTTGCTGTTGGCAGCGGGCTACTTCCGCGTTAGGCTAAAAGGATTGTCTGCATTCGACAAA GTGGTAGGAGGCATGGTGTGGTGCTTGGAACTTTGCGCAGTTGGTGTTGACGTCAACTTCCTATTCCGAGAAAATCTGAATATTGGTGAAAAAAT TGAAATCACTGAAAAAATCATCAATGTCTTGCTGTCAATCAAGTGTGCCTATGCACTGGAACCTCACCAAATCCAAGGTCTTGATACAGTCAAAATCCTCCCAGTCATGCAA TGGTTGGTCAAGAAAGCCATGGAGACGAGGGAATCTTTGAACGACCACTTAAGAAAAATAGCTGATTTGCAGTACCAGAAGACGTTTCCTTTACCAGAATCAGAAGCAAAGCTGAAAGAAACAGCCAACCATTTGCCTACAGTGTTCCTTCCACAAAGGAAGTTCAAGAAAGTGCAGGGTCAATCCCTGCCATTAGAGAAAGAG GTTATTTCAACTCTTATGGAATATGGCTGCAACAAAGTCAACCTGCTCGATGACAGCCAGCAG CTGATAGAGAAAACAGAGGTGAAGAGCGAGAAAAAGTTGGAAAATCGAGCGATCGCCCACAAAGTTAGCAACCTTATCCACCAGCAAGCTGATCTAATCAGTCAAACAATCGAGGACTACACTCAACGCCAGAACGAACgcgaa ggtgaaagGGATGAACGAGCCCATTTGCAAGAACGCAATAAGAAAACATCTGACGCGTTGGAACGCGTGTGCAATCAAATAGCTTCCCAACAACAGGTGATGGACCAGCTGAAAACTAAAATCGTCGATCTTATCGCGTCTGAACAAGTTCTAGACGAACAGAAGAAATCGTTGGCAGCCTTGGAGACGGAAGAGAACCGCCA GACCTTGGATCAGCTTGATCGCCTCGTGAGCCAGAACGAAGCGGCCAATGCACAGCGGAAgcaatttaaaaatcaatgcAAAGCAGAACTGGAAGAACTGCAGTCACGCAACga AGCGTTGAGCAAAGAGGAAGCTCCGGCGAATCAAGATCAACTCAAGCGGCAAGTGGACAGCGCCCGCGAGCAGCTGGCCGGCGCCTTAAAGACGCTAGGCGAGAAGAACGTAAATTTGCTGAAGCTGCGCCGCCAGTTGGACGCCGTGCCGGGCAACGCCGAGCTTAACCAATACCAACGTCGGTTCACCGAACTATGCACacaag TCAATGAGAAGCAAACGGAATTGAATGGTTATTACCTGTTGTACAACACGTTGGAGGACACGAAAGTCTATTTGAACAAAGAGCTCTCACTGCTGACCTCAATTCACGACAAATTCAGTCAGTCCATGACGAGCTCGGTCGGCAAAGGCGAATTCCTCCAGCAAATGGAGAAGATTGTCTCGGCCGTCAGGCAGAACAAGAATAAG ATAGAGAAGCAGATCGAAATGTTGACAGAAAAACACCAGGATCTGGGCCGTTGCCTTGGCCAGTTTGCCGTTGATGAGCACCAATACCGAGACACGCTCAAGGCCATCAGCAACGAGAGTCAGAAATACAAGCAGTTGATGTCGCAGCTGAACGATCACGACAATTAA